The Zootoca vivipara chromosome 5, rZooViv1.1, whole genome shotgun sequence genome includes the window CTGTGGTTTTTGGCGTCTGCGCTCACGCAGATGCGGTTTCCGATGccatggaagcgagtccccatgctGCACTGCGCCGGTTTAGTGCCGCACacaagcgggcggctcggttcgggggcggctcatggcCCAGTCAAACGACCTCCGTGGGCCGCTTCCGGCCAATGGGCctcaggttgctgacccctgctatagacttttggcctgatctagcacaaCTCTTATGCCCTCCCCACACTAAATTCctaaaaaaacatttcaagatGGTTTCGATTAACCATCAGACCCACCTTTTAATTTGGCCTGTCTCTTTAGACCTGGATAACTGTGGATGTGAATCACAGGTTTCAGCTGCCTGTCTGAATAAGCAATGACATTCTGCTGTGGGTTCACTGCAAAAGCTTCTACCTTTCCACTGTGACACCGCAAGATGGATCTCTCCAGTGTTTCAATGTTAATAAATATTATGTAATTGCCACAAGGATAGCAGACAGTTCTTTTGGTGACAAAGCCAACATTCCTGTTGGGGAATCCTTGTACCCATCTTGAAggggtggagaaagaaagaaagaaagttaggattatatgacattttaaaagaaacaagagttttgttttttgcaaagtgGATAATGAGGCAAAAAACAAAGTTTCCACTGAGGAAAACCACTGTTGTTTGTGTTCACTAATTACATACACAACCTGCAACTAGAAAACAGATTTGAAAAAGATGTAACAGCACTTCCCCTCAGTTTAAATTGAATGAAtgcaaatataatttatttatggtTCACCTACTGCAAACAAAAAGCTGCAGAATGGAAAATGCATAACAATATTGAAAgtgaagaaaaacagaaaacagtaaTAGATTGTACGATATTTAGAAATTTTGCAACTTAATTAGTAACTAAAAAAAATAGACCCATAAAGACAGACTCTGAAAATAGTCCTGGAAAGGACTGTGAAATGGGGTGTATCAGAGTTTATCTAAAGCTTCACTTTAAAAGAACATGGGACACAGAAACCACCTCTTTGTTATTACACTGGCAATATCTTGTTATTTACAGGAGTGTTGTTATATCTGCCTTCATTCATTATATTGAATGAATGACAAGACAGATAGCTGGAATTACTTGGGACTTCAATAGATTTATTTGCTGTGTTAGCACCATCATAAAGAAGAATGAAAAGCAGATTATATACAGGGTTGAGGGAATAAAACCAGACTTCCTTTGTCGTTATCAAtaggctaggtaaaggtaaaggggcccctgaccatcaggtccaatcgtgtccgactctggggttgcggcgctcatctcgctctataggccaagggagccagcatttgtccgcagacagcttccgggtcttgtggccagcatgacaaagctgcttctggcaaaccagagcagcgcacggaaacgccgtttacattcccaccggagcggtccctatttatctacttgcactttgatgtgctttcaaactgctaggtgggcaggagctgggactgagcaacgggagctcaccgctgaccttctgatcagcaagccctagactctgtggtttaacccacagcgccacctgggtcccatcaatAGGCTACTAACATTTAAAAACCACAGCATATATTTTTACCTCTTGATTCAGattggtgtgtcccccccccccccaaggtctagCTAGCTTTCCTGTACCTACATTCCTGAAGAAAGGGACGTTAATGATATGAAACCCAGAGTACTGATTCAAACTGAGGCACAAAGAAGTGTGAGCCACCCTGGGGGAAATAAAGGCTTCGGGAAGGTGGGTGGGAAGCTTTGGAAGACAAGCTACGAGAGAGAAGGACGGGGTCTTACAGAGCAAATCCTCTGCATTATCGTCCGTTTAGGCATCAGCCTCACTGAGCTCAGCAGAACTCTTCCAAATAAGCGTGCATAGCGGCCTTCGCCAAGGTGGCGCCAGCAGACgctttgcactacaactcccatcagctccagccggcGCGTGCGGTCCAAAGCGTGTGGCGGGCGTCACCTTGGCGAAGGCGGCCGTACGCAGAGGAAGGGTTTTTTTGGACACAAGAAACACCAGGCAAGTCTTCCCCCCGCTCGCTCCCCTTCGCACCTCACTTCGAGTTCAGCTCTGTGACCGGAGCCTGGGCGGCGGCCGCCCAACTTCCCACCGTCCATGGTACCCGCGAGAGAGCTGTCCGGAGCAGTTTGTACCCGTCTCCTAGCAACACCAGGCAGCTCCTACCATTGGCTAAGATGGGCTTTCCGTTCCTGACCCGCCCCGCCCCGCTTGGCGTTTCAGTTCTCGTGTTCCGAGCATGACTGACTCCTTCCGCGCGCGGGGAAGGCGGGATTATTTCCAGAGCCAACCTCTGAGAAGCCTCTTCGCTGGATGAcgtagcgctctctctctctctctctctctctctctctctctctctctctctctctctctctctctctctgtctgtctgtctgtctgtctgtctgtctgtcttcctgCCCCTCATGCTATGGGGGACCTATGGAGGTCGGCTCCCACGTTGTGGAATTTACTGCCCAGGAAACATGCATGAGATGAGACGACGAAACCaggaacacttttttaaaataaattattttcatctttaaaatattCAGGCTGCCCTCGATCTATACACAACTGAGAATCAGTCCTGTCGAAACTTAAGTGGGACTGACtgacctctgagtaaacatgtctaGCTCTAATCGCGTTCTATTAATTGTGTTTATTGTCATGCTAGTGTAATCAAACGACAATAAAAATGACAAATGTTCGGgtgcttaaacaacaacaacaacactgggggCATTTTCACAAGTGATGCTAATAATGTCTTTTAGTTTGGAATTTTAAACTTCTGAATGTTCTAACATTGAATAGATATGAGAAGAGAGCATTTAAAGCAaaccctagagcaggcttcctcaaactcggccctccagatgtttttggcctacaactcccatgatccctagctagcaggaccagtggtcagggatgatgggaattgtagtctgcaaacatttggagggccgagagGCTAGGTCCCTTCCTGAAGACATGCTCAAATTGCTGGTGACATTTTCGTTGGTGTGCTGATTTAAGTTCAGTTGAagggttgttattttttattcCCAGAATCTAATGTTAGGTCACCCTATACCATACTTTtgggacgtcaaagtgcaagtagataaataggtaccgctccggcgggaaggtaaacagcgtttccatgcgctgctctggttcgccagaagcagtttagtcatgctggccacatgtcccggaaaaactgtctgtggacaaatgctggttccctcagcctatagagcaagatgagcgctgcaactccagagtcgtccgcgactggacttaactgtcaggggtccctttacctttaccttttacctatactTTTGGGACCAGCAAGGACAAATAAATCAAGCACCATTGAGACTAAATGCTTTTCAGTTCTACTATTTTAAACCTTCCGAGTTATACACTCTTAATATTGTATTCCTTCCTAGTGAAACTCTAGTACGTAGATACATGGCAGAGctttttgttctctttctcttGTTATCATGGATTGTGCCAGGCACGCTAAGGCATGTGTTGCTGGGAGGAGTTGGAACGCCTTTTGATTATTAGGCAAGTGCAGAGGCCTCTCCAATTACCCTCCTTTTCACTTGCTGCTGTGACCGGCTATaggatacatttaaaatacatttaaaacacatccccgtccctaagaatcctgggaaagacAGTTTACACTTTAAAGTGCTCCAGTTTCCATAACCCTTAACAAATGCAATTCATATGAGGTGGagttgctttaaatgtactttaaccatatggtgtgtatgcagccaaacCGAAAGAGCTGTAAGTAGCTCAGATAAGTCACACTGGTAATAATGAGATTTAAAGTACATTTtaagcacattctttccttcaaataattctgggcactataGTTTATAAGGGTTTCTGGAACATGTAACtctgaggagtaaactacactacccagaattctttgagggcaagaacgtgttttgaatgtgttttaaagataTAATTATTACTTTACACTTATTAGGACTGAGCCCTAGGATTTCATTATTAAATCTGCAGTAGTCCTGCAATACCAAGGAAGACTGTTGTTTCTAAATTGTTAGAAACAGACAGGTTAGATTTCCTTTGCAACCTACttcacaaattaaaacaataaaagccaCAGTTTAAAAACTGCTGAAAATCACATGGAATGCTGGAATATAAGatagcaaaaagcaaaacaacaataaTGCACAGCTAGGATGACTGTGGATCAAAATACTGAGTCACCATTGTTGTTGACAATTTGGCCACAGTGTTACAAGACTGTTTCTCAACTCTGGGTTACCAACTTTATAGGCTGATATTACGACAGGTAAATCCTTTACATCTGTCCTCCCTGGTGGCAATCCTTTGGACTACTTCTGCTCAGGAGGTAATAAAAGAACATGGTGTGCCCGATGTGCATGATTCAGTGTTTGCCTTTGATTTGCATGTATCACATGCATCCTTAGTATGTCAGGGTCCTGTGGGCCCAGGAAGCACTCTGAAAGACTTTGTTTTTGAATTAGTCACTCAATTTTTGTCCTTATTTCAAACTCCTTGCAAGTCCAGCCTGCTCCTGCCATGCTAGTTTTCTTCTTgtagggagtttttttttttttaaaaaaaacaaccaacacaaaaaaaacacataGAGAGCAGTCTGTGGGAAGACCCATGTGGCAGGAACAGCCCTGATATCCTGAGGTGGAAATTATTACTCCCATTTGGTTGCAGTGTATATGTACTTTCAGGGTAGAGTTACGATTTGCCCCAGTGCCGGGAACTTGAGTTGAGCATGTAAACCAGCCAACTTGTGTAAACAGTGTAAAGTTGGAAATTTGTTCTAATgctcaaatcatagctgccaagttatcccttttttaagggattttcccttatgctgaataagcttcctcgcgagaaaagggaaaacttggcagctatggctcaaatTAGAAAGGCTTCCATGAACTACTATACTGCTTTCTTTGAGAAAATGTGAAGATTctacaaacaaaaatatattttaaaatgtggcctTCCCAACTGTACAATTTGTTCCATCTCCTCAAGACTCTATTAGCAAACTTTTATAGGCTGAGTTTGATGAGACTTACTACCAACAGGGAAATCCTCTGcaggtttattcagaagtaaacccctCTATAGCCAGGCTTCCTCCTGGTTAAATGTCTGTATAGGCTTGCAGCCTAACAGTGCAAGCTTatacatgcttactcaaaagtaagccccactgatttatGTTCCAGAGGAGCATCTGCATGATTTCCATTTTGGCAAAAACTGCAAAGTTTCCTGTGGCTCCTTAGAAGCTTCACAGATCTATTATGGCGTAAGGAAGTTAGTGGGCTCCAGACTGCAAACCTTATTTAAAATCAATGTTGCCTTTGTTATCTTTAAGGCGTCATATGGCTATTGAGCCTGTGTGGGGTAACGGTTACCGTGTGTCAGACTAGGATCCCTACTAAgcaatgaagctcagtgggtgatttagggccagtcaccgtctctcagcctacatcacagggttgttgttgtttttttcttttaaaaaatgttttatttaaagattttcatggataacaaaggtacatatattgtctctgttttcagttcatagagTCCTTTCCACAGGTCAGTTACTTTTGCTGTGAGACACGGCTTTGGGGTTCAATGAGGAGTGGGGACGACAATCAAGTACTCCACTTTGAGCGCCTTAGAGAAACAGTGGGCTATGAAtgcataaatgaataaaaaatattgatTTCAGTGTAAGTGGAGGTAGGACTTTAGCTGAAGTGCCTTTAGACTGGAAACCTAAAGCCCCACTGCTATCCATATTCATTCAACGTTatgtccagggccggatttaggttttaTGAGGGCCTAAGctactggaagggacccaggtggcgctgtggttaaaccactgagcctagggcttgctgatcagaaggtcggcggttcgaatccctgtgacggggtgagctcccgttgcttggtcccagctcctgccaacctagcagttcgaaagcatctcaaaatgcaagtagataaataggaaccgctacagcgggaaggtaaacggcgtttccatgtgctgctctggtttgccagaagcggctttgtcatgctggccacatgacctggaagctatacgccggctccctcggccaataatgcgagatgagcgtgcaaccccagagtcggtcacgactggacctaatggtcaggggtccctttacctttaagctactgaaggtaatggggtcctttatatgtccagctgtcctttgtcaacagcaaattgtccctgttttttgtgtgtgttgaatatatgccatatggtaatttatggacctaataggtatcttaaGCCATTTGGcactgtaggttttattttatttgttttttatcttatattttggaaatgcacatccagtttttttctccctttactttttttgggagcccccaagagagtggggccgtaagctatagcttgtacgtaaatccggcactggtatgTCCAGGCGCTTTCAACTGGCCAAGTTCTGAGAAGGCTTCTATAACTGAATCGTCGCATAATAACGAAGCGGGCGGAGTCGATTGATTTTCGGATCAAGGGATGTGGGCGGAGACAGTCGGTAGACTCCGGGGAGGTTCCCTTGCTTCGGTGTCCAACACTTGCCTGCTGACCACACCAGGGAAAATGTCTGGGGAATTCGCTAGGAGCCTAGGAAAAGGTGAGAGGGTTTGCTTCTTTCCCACAGCATTGCATGCTCTCTGCTTGCCTGTGCCTGTCCTTGAGGCCTCTTTTCCTTGTGGCGCCCCCCGACGCCCAGCAAATGCTAAGTTTAGTGATTTTCCTCCATATTACGGCAAGGGAAGAAAGGGGTGAAGTTTCCCCGTTCTCTGAGCCCGCTCGTTACCACCCCACCCGCTGatgtgttttaataataataataataataataataataataataataataataataataataatgcaaagctGCGTTTATTTAACGCCACGTGATTTGCTGCGGCGCATTCGTTCAGAGGTACGTATCCGAAGAGAGGGCGGGGAGGATTTCCTGGGACTATTTTTGAAATAACGTTTCAAAATGGACTCTTTCCTTGAAATTCTGTGTAAAGCAAATCTCCGAAGCAGCTCGCAACGAACTTCACTAAAAGCGacgtgcattttaaataataaacgcTCCTCAAAACAGTTTGCATGGCGGCGTATCACTCATCTTCATTTcctcatttaattaaaaaaacacaacggtCGTGAGCTCTCCTCTGAGCTACGTCTGATGTCTTACGCGCGTTGGTGTTTGTGCACAGTACTGCATGTGAAAAATAGGATTGCCGTTGATGACTTCTTTACTTTGCCTCAGGTCACCTCCTCCACCTGCACTCTGGACAATTTGCACTGATAATTGTATTGGCAACATGATTTTAATTTGCACACCTTTTAAAGGTCTGTTCAGATGTTGCTGTAGCTGCCTAAACCTCTTGCCTAGCCGCTGCTGGTAGTGAGCTAATTGAGGGTGCAGTGTAATGTCAGAAGTGGGTTTTGTAGTAAGTAGCTTACTTTCCCAGTTGGCAAATTCTCCAGATGCATATTCTGCTAGACCCAGAAGAGGCTGTTGTGATCTTCCATGCTGTGTCCCTACACCAGACCCCAATTTATTCATGGGACACTTTTCAATTGGCACTGAAGGCAAGATGCTGATTAAATTGGTGAGGGCAGTGTTGTGCCACACACTGTTTCTCTTCACAAGCCCATGAATCTTTATGGGTTGGCAGCAGCTTGTTCTTGTAAGAAATACAACTGCAGAACAACGTGCACATTGTAGGAGTCCTGTTGTTCCTATAAAGAAAGAGCACCCTGTTAAAATCGTGAGATGGGGTTGTAAGAGCTCACGAAACTTCAAAAGTTTTATGGAGATCCTCTGCTAATGAATAAATTGCTACAGGCATAACTTTTTTGGCGAGGATGCAATTTACACACAACTCTGTTCTCTAGGCTTGCATACAGTTCCTTGTGTTTGGCTTAACTGCTATGCTGTGAGAGAGAGCATACCCCTAGAAATGTTACAGCCTAAAGGAAAAAAGTCACCCCCTCCCTGAATTTCCTGTGGACCTTCACATCTCTATGATGTCCCTATTGTTCTCCTGCCTTTTCTCAGGGACCCTCCAGGCGGGTTtaaggtttcttttcttttttggtaggtGCATGACATTGATACAATAATactgcattagtggtggatttatgctggactgtccacacatcattctaCTTTATTAATTGTTCTCTAGTGCTTCCCCAATGGGACTGCATTATTATCATCTGGTAGGGTACTCTTGTGCTAtggtcaagggcgtacccaccatgcggcaagttagggcagctgccctactctagaagcagggctggtgggcagaggcggagcacagcccggcggagcgcgagttcgccattcccgccgcaccgcgccgcaccctccctccagctccccggcgcgccctcaggcaaggccaagcgcggcggggaaccagggagcgcggcgcggtgggcgggaacgctgaactcgcgctgggctgggctccgcctccgcccaccagccctgctgctagggaggggcacagcccggcggagcgcgagttcgccgttcccgcccgccgcgctgcgccctccctccagctccccgtcgcgccctctggcaaggccaagcgcggcggggaaccagagagcgcggcgcggcgggcgggaacgctgaactcgcgctccgctgggctgggctccgcctccgcctaccagccctgctgctagggaggggcacagcccggcggagcgcgagttcgccgttcccgcccactttgtggcccctccccttccgtgccttggcccctccccttgacccccccctagttttgatcctgggtacgcccatggctatGGTGCAACAAAAGCAGCACCCTTGTCTCCTAGAACATGGTAATTTAAAGGATTTCGCTATGGGGCATGCACGGATTGGAAATAAATACCGGTACATGTCCATCGGAAACTTGGGTAGATGCAAAAAGTATTGAAAATGGGATGGCATATAACTGCCCTGATGCCATTGTGGCTACAGATCATCCTGAGTGAGCTATAGTTTCTTTTCTCTAGCCCAAGTCCATGAAGTAAGTCCTTGGTTTGGGGAATAGCATAAACTTAAGTCTCTTTCCCATACAACCTTCTTCCTGGCTTGTGACTTTGTGTCTGCCTACATGCCCAAGTCTAGCAAGGAAGTTATGTGTGTGTTCCTTTGctgcatacacacagagagatggatGTGTTGAGACATGTTGGGACATTGATTTTGTCTCTTCCTGGCCCTGCAGACATGCATGGATAGTGGTGAATGGGCCCCATAAGTCTTTaccaggtggggaaatgggtacTGCAACGCTAAGCTTATGCTGCCAAAtcttttggtgttgttttttacagCATATTCCTGCACATGTTTATTCAGtgataaatcccattgagttcaatggggcttactctcagataAGTGGATATAGGACTGCAGGCTTGAGCTCCAAGAAATGCAGAACAAATACAATATACAAGCTGCTTACTTTGCAGCAATTCAGCTGAGTGCTGTGGAATTATTCTCAGATCAGTTGCTTGGCATCCTCACACTCCTGTCGCCATTTACTTTCCTCGGCTAATTCATCCGAATTAAGATGTGAATCACCAGTGTGAAACCACCCTTTGGAATGACTGCAGGGTTATGAAAATGGAGCATATCAAATACCAGAGGAATTTATTTTTCAGAAGActcccctttttttctctctgcttctttgTCCTCTCTGCCCTAACTCATGGCCTGCTTATGGTTTCTGTTCAGAAAAAAGCTATAATTTTGCTAGCTCTAACCAGAATAACCTGTGTAAGTCTCTTTGTATTCCAGGAAGTTCTGCTCCAGGGCCTGTGCCGGAGGGAGTGATCCGTCTCTACAGTATGCGCTACTGCCCTTTTGCACAGAGAACAAGGCTAGTCCTCAAAGCCAAAGGAATCAAGTAAGATCAGTCAATCAGTCATTTTacttatatgctgcctttccaaaaactaaaaacataacaaaagtagttgtaaacaataaatgaaacatcaaaaagtaccCAACCAAATAGAACAATTtctacataaatcataagatcaaaaataaagatgcagaaattaacagcaaCAGCCACACCCAACAACTCCCCCAAACAATACCCCAGTCCCCAGATCAAATGAACCTTCTCTCTAATTTCACTTAGAcctaattttattgtattataatcTGTTTTTAACCACCTTTGGGGTTGGAAACTGGCAGACGTTCATTCCATATCAAGCTTTATGGGAGTTGTCTTCCAGTTGACACAGGGTGTGTTTCTACTCACGCACACACTCCACCCAGAAAGTGTGTGCCACAGCATGAGGCAGTGGAATGTGGGGATTCCCATTTTGACCCGGGATGTTTGTGAGTCCaacaagaggaggaggtggagctgCCAAAAGTACCCTTTGATGAGTGCTAGAATGGAGTCCATGGTCTGGATCAAGCCTAGAGgccagtggttccccatttgtcaTCTAGACCCCTTGCCTTCTAGTTCCTAATAGTTAGAGGGCTGCATCTGGAATTCTATAACCATGTTGCCTGTATGAAACAGAACCTTAGGTGATTTCATTAACAGAGCAGAAGTTGACTGTAACAGGCAAGTAACAGGCAAGTTGGCAAAATAACCTTGCTGTGTTTTTCCATGCCATACGTTTTAGCCATGAAATTGTCAATATCAACTTGAAAAACAAGCCAGACTGGTTTTTTGAGAAAAGCCCATTCGGATTGGTACCTGTGCTAGAGACCAGCAAGGGCCAGTTTATCTACGAGTCTCCAATCACTTGTGAGTATTTGGATGAAGCGTATCCAGAGAAGAAGCTGTATCCTGCAGATCCTTATGAGAAAGCTTATCAGAAGATGCTCTTGGAACAATTCTCCAAGGTGTGTACAGAGGAGTAATGGGAAACTCATTTCAGTGTGTGGTATGAAAATACCACTGATAAGGCATTGTTATGATTACAGGCAATCTGCTAGGCAACACCGCTGCCCTATTTTAAACGTGCCTGAAAGCCAAAAGTGAGATCTGcaaagaacacatttgtggaaGAAAGACAGTTTGAAAGTTACTGGACAATGTGACCTGATGCTGGGTGTTACTAGGAACTGGTTGCTACAAAGAGTTTTAGTGTGTTGACATATGTCACTTATGGCATCCTGCACAGATCCTGGTACAAGATGACAGGGTCAGGCTGGTATAACAGAAAGTGGGATTTTGTAGACTAGGGACAACATGAGGAAACTGTGGTGAATGTGGAACATAGAGACAGGGTAAGGTGGCTGCTATATGTTGTCCCAACATAGGACTAAAATATAGAAGCAAAGCGGGACTGCTAATGTTCTGTGTAGCTTTGCTTTTCCTTTTGAGTTTACTTGGAATTCTACATTAAACCAGGGTTAGTCTGGATGCTGagtggaaggggtgtgtgttgaTATCTGATACAATCTTTTTGGTTGTTCCACATTCTCCTGCAATGAGAGATGCTTTCTGTGGGTTTATCTCCCTTGGCTTGTGTTTCCTCCTCTCCATCTTAAACCCATTCTATGAcaacaaaattcattttaaaaaaattaataaggtGTTTGAGGAACACATCTAAGCTCCTGTAGCATCACACAATGGAAAGTTGCCCTGTGTTAACTAAAATGGACATGTTTATCTGTCTGTAGTATACAATTAAATGTGTGAAAGAGAAAGGTGTGAATCTCAACAGGTAACCAAATagtttagaggaggaaaacaactcCTTTAGGcatctttatagcaggggtggtgAG containing:
- the GSTO1 gene encoding glutathione S-transferase omega-1 translates to MSGEFARSLGKGSSAPGPVPEGVIRLYSMRYCPFAQRTRLVLKAKGINHEIVNINLKNKPDWFFEKSPFGLVPVLETSKGQFIYESPITCEYLDEAYPEKKLYPADPYEKAYQKMLLEQFSKLTPLCHKYLLAVRSGDNASAVKNELQERLLKLEEILVNRKTKYFGGNTVSMIDYLIWPWFERMEPYQLYDCLDHTPELKHWVEAMRLDPAVKATITDTQMYKGFLELYLKNSHEACDYGL